One window of the Branchiostoma lanceolatum isolate klBraLanc5 chromosome 3, klBraLanc5.hap2, whole genome shotgun sequence genome contains the following:
- the LOC136430287 gene encoding monoglyceride lipase-like produces the protein MATSGEDLGHCTPQGVSYSTLPHMVNADGRYLYCKTWEPTGHKPRALLTIAHGLDEHIGWYDDFAQFLTGHNILVFSHDHIGHGQSEGESADVKDFNTLVRDTLQHVDMMVKKYPDTPVYILGYSMGGPVSILAACERPQQFAGVLLIGPAIMPMPGEAPGWKVFFLKLAVPVVPWLSLTSDDRADLVGKDEETNRKIQEDPLCCHGGLKLRTAAQILTGMQKVQSEMENIKWPFLVMYGEDDQVVNSEGSKMLYEKAQSPDKTIKAYPNCRHGLLKETKEDADKVKQDILEWLLARTEPA, from the exons ATGGCGACGTCAGGAGAAGACCTTGGCCACTGCACACCCCAGGGCGTGAGCTACAGCACCTTACCTCATATGGTGAACGCAGATGGACGGTACCTGTACTGTAAGACATGGGAACCGACAGGGCACAAACCGAG AGCTCTGCTGACGATAGCCCATGGTTTGGATGAACACATCGGCTGGTATGATGACTTTGCACAATTCCTGACCGGCCACAACATCCTGGTTTTCTCCCATGACCACA TTGGCCATGGTCAGAGTGAAGGAGAGAGTGCAGATGTGAAGGACTTCAATACCCTGGTTCGAGACACCCTGCAACATGTGGATATGATGGTGAAAAAGTATCCAGACACTCCTGTTTATATCTTAGGGTATTCCATG GGAGGCCCTGTGTCCATACTAGCGGCATGTGAGCGCCCACAACAGTTTGCAGGAGTCCTGCTGATTGGACCTGCCATCATGCCTATGCCTGGGGAGGCTCCTGGATGGAAG GTGTTCTTTTTAAAACTGGCTGTTCCTGTGGTACCCTGGCTGTCACTCACTTCTGATGACAGGGCAGATCTTGTGGGTAAGGACGAGGAAACG AATCGGAAGATACAAGAGGACCCTCTCTGTTGCCATGGTGGGCTCAAGCTGCGAACTGCTGCACAGATTCTTACAG GCATGCAGAAGGTTCAGTCGGAGATGGAGAACATTAAGTGGCCGTTCCTTGTGATGTACGGCGAAGATGACCAGGTCGTGAACAGCGAAGGGTCCAAGATGCTGTACGAGAAGGCACAGAGTCCAGACAAGACGATAAAG GCCTATCCGAACTGTCGCCATGGTCTTCTGAAGGAGACAAAAGAGGATGCAGACAAAGTGAAACAAGACATCTTGGAATGGCTGCTGGCCAGGACAGAACCAGCATAG
- the LOC136430289 gene encoding sperm-specific protein Phi-1-like, producing the protein MPRSRSRSASRKPRSKSRGRSRSRAKKAAAPAAAAAAAAASPAPKKRKRSARKASRKGKKSRSRSRSRKAAKKGGKRRKSRSRSKSAAKKAKKGAKKGGKRRKRSKSRGKK; encoded by the exons ATGCCCCGTTCACGCAGCCGCAGCGCATCCAGGAAGCCAC GTTCCAAGAGCCGTGGACGTAGCCGCAGCCGTGCGAAGAAGGCAGCCGCCCCCGCCGCCGCTGCTGCCGCCGCCGCCGCATCTCCG GCACCCAAGAAGCGCAAGAGGAGCGCACGcaaggcaagccgcaaggggaaGAAGTCCCGCAGCCGCAGCCGTAGCCGCAAG GCTGCCAAGAAGGGAGGCAAGAGGAGGAAGTCCCGCTCCCGATCCAAGTCTGCCGCTAAGAAGGCTAAGAAGGGTGCCAAGAAGGGAGGGAAGAGGCGCAAGAGGAGCAAGAGCCGCGGCAAGAAGTGA
- the LOC136429390 gene encoding uncharacterized protein: MELRLFITAFLLVLVAFHVCAEDEKKEVERDVEKRMDAFMGKRQDRGGKRMDPAWLGKRMSDPSAFVKRMDVGWMGKRDLPLEAEREAEKRMDAFMGKRLLDRGGKRMDAFMGKRDENRRGEEEELQKEMDDFFRRFGVRER; encoded by the exons ATGGAACTCCGACTCTTCATAACCGCCTTTCTGCTGGTGCTGGTCGCTTTCCACGTATGTGCGGAGGACGAGAAGAAAGAG GTGGAACGGGACGTAGAAAAGAGAATGGACGCCTTCATGGGGAAGAGGCAAGATAGAGGAGGGAAACGAATGGACCCTGCTTGGTTGGGGAAGAGAATGTCCGACCCTAGCGCCTTTGTGAAACGAATGGACGTCGGCTGGATGGGGAAGCGTGATTTACCGTTGGAG GCGGAACGGGAAGCAGAAAAGAGAATGGACGCCTTCATGGGGAAGAGGCTGCTGGATAGAGGAGGGAAACGAATGGACGCCTTCATGGGGAAGCGTGACG AAAACCGGAGGGGCGAGGAAGAGGAGCTGCAGAAAGAGATGGACGATTTCTTCCGCCGCTTCGGGGTCCGGGAACGTTAA
- the LOC136430288 gene encoding zinc finger protein 142-like produces the protein MSSPVSKPDKVRYVCDECQLACISEYHLNKHKSSHYDWKQCYECNLCDYSTLSLNQIKIHALKHVKLEQHSEGDADTSACNGTQEVGDGENSKMPAHTNASGQQMDYDNSDGHDQTVTDVGVVNHGKEGGVDLSADSNTPCLPNGALGESSSSDVEIISVQGSEADPAIPVIVLESDTDEESRTLPEQATDIEQTNGEKHISDGVKSAERGDMTENDEQVPKHQEEKPAEETHDTVFSCSNCSFTTPELNHLLKHREMHLNNKCYRCDKCSFIAVQERYLLVHQQKHHAAAGSSKHQCEHCPFSTKDPEAMKKHGEFHGANLPLKCPLCTFACSSHLQLSLHLKLHVKIETLPVVSANRHAAASTSGRDTEMSIPPNSIIGNSSEDNRESSITSNSQTAYDSVPSPDVIGLAMEEKAKDQGTPSTQSQTPEKTFVCDECGFSTYRRETLRTHIRIHSGEKPYACNFCPYRARQKPNLNTHMQFHMVRSKFTCKYCSYSTSNKASTRLHETLHEGLKYENKNLGTPKTEDGTVHSESPEKSPRAKVTRDRKGLFRCKYCPFHTRHSTSIQRHLKIHEGSKPFKCKRCSYRAITLFQIQGHEKHHDETLPFKCRWCHYFAETQAGVGIHEQRVHEEYLQVTPKKQQPMNVPLDLSMKSPDKSMSLNSSSSSAVEELPVKKETQRMMDEVVEEFGEDGKARYKCKSCSFTTAWRENYYRHCRIHTGEKPFHCKHCPYQARGNMAWYRHMKHHTANYPFKCPLCTYTSLSQAAVTSHQNKVHDCKIDNKSNRSSPKGAGSKGSGQPLKVSGRLRCPLCQFTTASETLLKLHKAKHMSSGKTYKCKDCKYTTHLLSNLQQHAAIHTSGKTYQCRFCPYVTTYKAHLDRHEGHHTKSAPSKFKCEQCTYSAGNLLGLSEHLKWHGGPQQVKNFSEHSTEDYQNNEVGDINMEQTDYHTEEEHSEILDSNKRDQDPMSRGSPVKMYECHSCDYMSKDLCALKRHLRTHTGERPFQCQHCPYSARQVTNMNRHTFQHFAKLPHKCPHCTYSVRNTSALAKHLKWHLPDTEDSLGSNVRGASSVSPGSHNSPRVKIEGKPSSRKRNLNRIHRCKWCPYTSSYLHNLHRHKTHHGAGFLYKCDLCSYSARNTTGLQNHVELHQAAANSPSTSGQHSTDQSSNGGEDVPNPHESLHAKYPNWTEGDCALAASNSEDINSNDQQHAHLECGTCGYVTTSQERLSKHMITHTSRRTQSCDLCPYRTRQSRTLWKHMKHHTVQHALKCSFCSYSSDFPRAITNHERVHMRHAAGIDNTARQPRSGEGLTCDECPFRSLTLSGLMKHKTHHTANLAFKCKSCTYTASSPRIISYHQKVHLENVEKPYECDMCPFRSAFSKCLLKHMQHHSAKLPLKCRYCTYTSSCNRAITLHEKVHEVGPDKALPSSSLGNRLCGICGYIACSRARLVKHIRKHTGEKPFTCAHCPFKTSLEDTLAKHNKHHESNGAVKCRHCSYSSDVTRVVTNHEKLHEEETDVTQQSATPPSGSKMNSSLSSSEEAMKKVKPENMFSCQMDYNCELCSYTAHCKKRMDEHMCTHTGFKPYGCDICPYRTPLKETLMRHKKHHTGNFAFKCRFCSYSAKRDFHAKEHEKVHTMKQPQYKIITTPTGSRTHVAEPATIVKKRYECQVCDYTSEDKSRLVKHQRTHTGEKPYSCKFCPYKTALNESLWKHMKHHKIKAPMQCQKCSYSTTTMQSLLLHSKLHGDTEDFMAKEVKQAVSDDGLESNAADLQCNMCGYMTLDRSKLIKHLHSHTLEKAFSCPSCPYRSSSKENVKRHQKHHRSKFPFRCQFCSYSANNSSVVRTHEKLHQGQSYPCHKKMPSIHFQCLTCGLPHASQTDLDDHRREDHPSEKCFQCPECPFVSQWEKALKKHRYSHIANFANKCRLCSFTSPKKYVIRAHEQTHKNAPHPTLMEEQKMKKLTDRECRKIYTCSLCPFRARQQREYENHLIGHDADHPYKCPQCSFSAKENRGLSSHLRVHDRQKQRILKCSTCGFSTAIASLMKLHEVKHKIHPKDGRALNPRRTTDKQKRLHYCGHCSFSTHHHRAYKIHLMHHGAKLPFKCTHCTFACQLRRHLTRHINNQHRNSEGDLVEQQDGPKHKAADKVPMTKVDKSYQRIESSGVLFKCPSCKFSTKKKYLWLIHKGRHSEDKIFRCDECDFTTKCAGSILPHIQWKHMGQWPRYLQCKECPYETSDTRCLNNHMKHHTENYAIKCSKCSWSTDLQHLLEKHFKVHSAKHKSKAPRASQRGFTSHAESLPQSELYVEEESMDSRSTDPATDDVAVSGRPQKIAPRQCNFCGRRFFRKVEWKRHTKRHKQAPSGPQAHVVAHGDPVTGMLVYTFVCWFCGRRFNGQEEWYRHMQHHRF, from the coding sequence ATGTCATCCCCAGTCAGCAAACCTGACAAAGTCAGGTATGTCTGTGATGAGTGCCAGCTGGCATGCATCTCAGAGTACCACCTCAACAAGCACAAGAGTTCGCACTACGACTGGAAGCAGTGCTACGAGTGTAACCTCTGCGACTATTCCACCTTGTCCCTCAACCAGATCAAGATACATGCCCTGAAACATGTCAAGTTGGAACAGCACAGCGAGGGGGATGCAGACACGTCGGCTTGCAATGGCACGCAGGAGGTAGGAGATGGGGAGAACAGCAAGATGCCAGCACACACTAATGCTTCTGGCCAGCAAATGGACTATGATAACAGTGATGGCCACGACCAAACTGTTACAGACGTTGGCGTAGTAAATCATGGGAAAGAAGGGGGGGTTGATTTGAGTGCAGATTCTAACACGCCATGTCTACCAAATGGAGCACTAGGAGAAAGCAGCAGCTCAGACGTGGAGATCATCTCTGTCCAAGGCAGTGAAGCAGATCCTGCAATTCCAGTGATTGTCTTAGAGTCTGACACAGATGAAGAATCCAGAACACTGCCAGAACAAGCTACAGATATTGAGCAAACAAATGGAGAGAAGCACATTTCAGATGGTGTCAAAAGTGCAGAGAGGGGTGATATGACTGAGAACGATGAGCAGGTGCCAAAACATCAAGAAGAGAAACCAGCAGAAGAAACCCATGACACAGTGTTCAGCTGCTCCAACTGTTCATTCACCACCCCAGAACTTAATCATCTGTTGAAACACCGGGAAATGCACTTAAACAACAAATGCTACAGATGTGACAAGTGCAGTTTCATTGCTGTTCAAGAAAGGTACTTGCTCGTCCATCAACAAAAACACCATGCAGCGGCAGGTAGCAGTAAACATCAGTGTGAACACTGCCCCTTTTCAACAAAGGACCCAGAAGCAATGAAGAAGCACGGGGAGTTTCATGGTGCAAATCTGCCACTGAAGTGCCCTTTGTGTACGTTTGCCTGCTCATCACACTTACAGCTTAGTCTGCACCTCAAGCTGCATGTGAAGATTGAGACTTTGCCTGTAGTTTCAGCAAACCGCCATGCTGCTGCTTCTACCAGTGGTAGAGACACAGAAATGTCCATTCCTCCAAACAGTATCATTGGAAACTCAAGTGAGGACAACAGAGAGTCATCAATCACAAGCAATAGTCAGACAGCATATGACAGTGTCCCTTCCCCTGATGTTATTGGCCTGGCAATGGAGGAAAAGGCTAAAGACCAAGGTACCCCTTCAACACAGAGCCAAACACCAGAGAAAACGTTTGTTTGTGATGAATGTGGGTTCAGTACGTACAGGAGGGAGACCTTGCGAACCCATATCAGAATTCACAGTGGCGAGAAACCATATGCCTGCAATTTCTGTCCCTACAGGGCCAGGCAGAAGCCAAAcctaaacacacacatgcagttTCACATGGTCAGATCCAAGTTCACCTGCAAATACTGCTCATATTCCACCAGCAATAAGGCAAGCACACGTTTACATGAAACCTTGCACGAAGgcctgaaatatgaaaataaaaatctaggCACTCCGAAAACAGAAGATGGCACTGTGCACTCTGAGAGCCCAGAGAAGAGCCCTCGAGCAAAGGTAACGAGGGATAGAAAAGGGCTGTTCAGGTGTAAGTACTGTCCATTCCACACCAGGCATTCTACCAGCATTCAGCGTCACCTCAAGATCCACGAGGGCAGTAAACCTTTCAAATGTAAGCGCTGCTCCTACAGGGCCATCACCCTCTTCCAGATCCAGGGGCACGAGAAACACCATGATGAGACCCTTCCCTTCAAGTGCAGGTGGTGCCACTACTTTGCTGAAACCCAGGCCGGTGTTGGCATCCATGAGCAACGTGTGCATGAGGAGTATCTGCAGGTGACCCCAAAGAAACAGCAACCAATGAATGTACCTTTGGATCTTTCCATGAAGAGTCCTGATAAAAGCATGTCTCTGAATTCCTCAAGTTCATCTGCAGTGGAAGAACTTCCTGTCAAGAAAGAGACACAGAGGATGATGGACGAAGTTGTTGAAGAGTTTGGTGAAGACGGCAAGGCCAGATACAAGTGCAAAAGCTGCTCTTTTACGACTGCTTGGCGGGAGAACTACTATCGACACTGTAGGATCCATACAGGCGAGAAGCCATTTCACTGCAAACATTGCCCGTACCAGGCTAGGGGAAACATGGCATGGTACAGGCACATGAAGCATCACACTGCCAACTACCCTTTCAAGTGTCCGCTGTGTACCTACACAAGCCTCAGTCAGGCAGCAGTCACTTCTCATCAAAACAAGGTGCATGACTGTAAGATTGATAACAAGAGTAACAGGTCATCACCGAAAGGTGCTGGCAGCAAAGGCTCAGGGCAGCCATTGAAGGTGTCTGGGAGGCTACGATGTCCGTTGTGCCAGTTCACCACTGCCAGTGAGACTCTCTTAAAGCTGCACAAGGCCAAGCACATGTCCTCCGGGAAGACTTATAAGTGTAAAGATTGCAAATACACCACTCATCTTCTGTCTAATCTTCAGCAGCATGCTGCTATCCACACCTCAGGAAAGACATACCAGTGTAGGTTCTGCCCGTATGTAACCACATACAAGGCCCATTTAGACAGACATGAGGGCCACCATACTAAGAGTGCTCCATCTAAGTTTAAGTGTGAACAGTGCACATACTCAGCCGGGAATCTGCTAGGTTTGTCTGAGCACCTCAAATGGCACGGGGGACCACAGCAAGTCAAGAACTTTTCTGAGCATTCCACAGAGGACTACCAGAACAATGAAGTAGGGGACATCAACATGGAACAGACGGACTATCACACAGAGGAAGAACATTCCGAGATATTGGATTCTAATAAGAGAGACCAGGATCCCATGAGTAGGGGTAGTCCAGTAAAGATGTATGAGTGTCACAGCTGTGATTATATGTCAAAGGACTTATGTGCCCTGAAGAGGCATTTGCGCACGCATACAGGAGAGAGGCCTTTCCAATGCCAGCACTGCCCGTACAGTGCCAGACAAGTCACCAACATGAACCGGCACACCTTCCAGCATTTCGCAAAACTTCCCCACAAATGCCCACATTGCACTTACTCTGTCCGGAACACATCGGCTCTTGCCAAACATCTGAAATGGCATTTACCTGATACAGAGGACAGTCTAGGAAGTAATGTGAGAGGGGCCAGTTCTGTATCACCTGGCAGTCACAACTCGCCAAGGGTGAAGATCGAGGGGAAACCATCATCAAGGAAGAGGAACCTTAACCGCATTCACCGGTGCAAATGGTGCCCCTACACGTCCTCGTACCTCCACAACCTGCATCGGCACAAGACCCATCACGGGGCCGGCTTCCTGTACAAGTGTGATCTCTGCAGCTACTCTGCTAGGAACACCACTGGCCTCCAGAATCACGTGGAGCTCCACCAGGCAGCAGCTAACAGCCCCTCCACCTCAGGGCAGCATTCTACCGACCAGAGCAGCAATGGAGGGGAAGATGTCCCAAATCCACATGAAAGCCTGCATGCCAAGTATCCTAACTGGACAGAAGGAGATTGTGCCCTGGCAGCAAGTAACAGTGAGGATATCAACTCTAATGATCAACAACATGCACACTTGGAATGTGGTACCTGTGGATACGTCACCACCAGTCAGGAAAGGCTATCAAAGCACATGATCACCCACACAAGTCGTAGAACTCAATCATGTGACTTGTGTCCATACAGGACCCGTCAATCCAGAACGCTATGGAAGCACATGAAGCACCACACGGTGCAGCATGCTTTGAAGTGCAGTTTCTGCTCCTATAGCTCTGACTTCCCCCGAGCCATCACCAACCATGAGAGGGTGCACATGAGACACGCAGCAGGGATAGACAACACAGCCAGACAGCCCCGCTCCGGAGAGGGTCTGACCTGCGACGAATGTCCATTCCGTAGCCTTACTCTTAGTGGCCTTATGAAGCACAAGACACACCACACAGCAAACCTGGCCTTCAAGTGCAAGTCCTGCACGTACACTGCCTCCTCGCCACGAATCATCTCCTACCACCAAAAGGTGCACCTGGAGAATGTGGAAAAGCCGTATGAATGCGACATGTGCCCGTTCAGGTCGGCCTTCTCCAAGTGTCTCCTGAAGCACATGCAGCATCACAGTGCCAAGCTTCCCCTGAAGTGCAGATACTGCACATACACCTCATCCTGCAATAGGGCCATCACTCTACATGAGAAAGTCCACGAGGTAGGCCCAGACAAGGCTCTGCCATCCAGTAGTCTTGGCAACAGGCTTTGTGGGATTTGTGGCTATATTGCGTGCAGCCGAGCACGGCTGGTGAAGCACATCCGTaagcatacaggtgagaagcctTTTACTTGTGCCCACTGCCCATTCAAGACAAGTCTGGAGGATACCTTAGCCAAACACAACAAGCATCATGAGAGCAATGGTGCCGTGAAGTGCAGACACTGCAGCTACAGTTCAGATGTGACTAGGGTGGTCACAAACCATGAAAAACTTCACGAAGAAGAGACCGATGTCACTCAACAGTCAGCTACGCCACCTAGTGGAAGCAAGATGAACTCCAGTCTCTCTAGTAGTGAGGAAGCAATGAAGAAGGTTAAGCCAGAAAACATGTTCTCATGTCAGATGGACTATAATTGTGAACTGTGTAGTTACACTGCTCACTGCAAGAAGCGCATGGATGAACACATGTGTACCCACACAGGCTTCAAACCATACGGCTGTGACATATGCCCGTACAGAACACCTTTGAAGGAAACTCTCATGAGGCACAAAAAGCATCACACAGGGAATTTCGCCTTCAAGTGTAGGTTCTGTTCATACTCAGCAAAACGGGACTTTCATGCCAAAGAACATGAGAAAGTCCACACCATGAAGCAGCCTCAGTACAAGATAATCACGACCCCCACAGGAAGTCGCACTCACGTAGCTGAGCCTGCGACAATTGTGAAGAAACGATATGAGTGTCAAGTTTGTGATTACACCTCAGAAGACAAGAGCAGGCTAGTCAAGCATCAGAGAACCCACACCGGGGAGAAGCCTTATTCATGCAAGTTTTGCCCCTATAAAACAGCGTTGAATGAAAGCCTGTGGAAACACATGAAACACCACAAAATTAAAGCTCCAATGCAGTGTCAGAAGTGTAGCTACTCAACTACCACAATGCAGTCATTGTTGCTTCACAGCAAGCTTCATGGAGATACAGAGGATTTCATGGCTAAAGAGGTTAAACAAGCAGTTTCAGATGATGGACTGGAATCCAATGCTGCAGACCTCCAGTGCAACATGTGTGGCTATATGACTCTCGACAGGAGTAAACTCATCAAACATCTTCATTCACACACCTTAGAAAAGGCCTTCTCCTGCCCATCGTGTCCCTACAGGTCTTCCTCTAAGGAGAATGTGAAGAGACACCAGAAGCACCACAGGAGTAAGTTCCCTTTCCGCTGTCAGTTCTGCTCCTACAGTGCAAACAACAGCTCGGTGGTGAGAACACACGAGAAGCTGCACCAGGGTCAGTCGTATCCTTGCCATAAAAAAATGCCATCAATCCACTTTCAGTGCCTGACCTGTGGGCTTCCCCACGCGAGCCAGACAGACCTGGATGACCACAGGAGGGAAGATCACCCCTCTGAGAAATGTTTCCAGTGTCCAGAGTGTCCCTTTGTCAGCCAGTGGGAAAAGGCACTCAAGAAGCACCGGTATAGCCATATTGCCAACTTCGCCAACAAGTGTAGGTTGTGCTCATTTACCTCGCCAAAAAAGTATGTTATCAGGGCCCACGAGCAGACCCACAAGAACGCCCCACATCCAACACTGATGGAAGAACAGAAGATGAAGAAGCTAACTGACAGAGAATGTCGAAAGATCTATACTTGTAGCCTGTGTCCTTTTAGGGCAAGACAGCAGAGGGAGTATGAgaaccacctgattggtcacgATGCTGATCACCCCTACAAGTGTCCGCAGTGCAGCTTCTCTGCCAAGGAAAACAGGGGTCTGTCCAGCCACCTCCGGGTGCACGACAGGCAGAAACAGCGCATCCTGAAGTGTAGCACCTGTGGCTTTTCAACTGCCATAgccagcctgatgaaactgCACGAAGTCAAGCACAAGATCCACCCCAAGGACGGAAGGGCTCTGAACCCCCGTCGGACGACAGACAAGCAGAAGCGACTTCACTACTGCGGACACTGCAGTTTCAGTACGCATCACCACAGGGCGTACAAGATCCACCTCATGCACCACGGAGCCAAGCTGCCCTTCAAGTGCACCCATTGCACTTTTGCATGTCAACTCCGGCGGCATCTCACCAGACACATCAACAACCAGCACAGGAACAGTGAAGGGGACCTAGTCGAGCAACAGGATGGACCTAAGCATAAGGCTGCTGACAAAGTACCAATGACAAAGGTGGACAAGTCGTACCAACGCATAGAATCATCTGGTGTGCTGTTCAAGTGTCCAAGCTGCAAATTCAGTACTAAGAAGAAGTACCTGTGGCTAATCCACAAGGGAAGACATTCAGAAGATAAGATATTCCGCTGCGATGAGTGCGACTTCACCACAAAGTGTGCTGGATCAATTCTACCTCACATACAGTGGAAGCATATGGGCCAGTGGCCACGGTACCTTCAATGTAAGGAGTGCCCGTATGAGACTTCTGACACCAGGTGCCTGAATAATCACATGAAACACCACACCGAGAACTATGCTATAAAATGTAGCAAGTGCTCCTGGTCTACCGACTTGCAGCACCTCTTGGAGAAGCACTTCAAGGTCCACAGCGCCAAGCACAAATCCAAAGCACCTCGTGCAAGTCAGCGTGGGTTCACAAGCCATGCTGAGTCACTCCCACAATCAGAACTGTACGTGGAGGAAGAATCCATGGATTCTAGAAGCACCGATCCCGCCACAGATGATGTGGCAGTCAGCGGCCGCCCCCAGAAAATCGCCCCACGACAGTGCAACTTCTGCGGGCGTAGGTTCTTCAGGAAGGTGGAATGGAAGCGTCACACAAAGAGGCACAAACAGGCTCCGAGTGGTCCGCAGGCTCACGTTGTTGCCCATGGTGACCCCGTGACGGGCATGCTGGTGTACACCTTTGTGTGCTGGTTCTGTGGGAGGAGGTTCAACGGTCAGGAGGAATGGTACAGGCACATGCAGCATCACAGGTTCTGA